The sequence CTGCGCCTCCTGGCCTCTTTCCGGATCTGGGCCTTCCCTTAGGGGTCCCCTAGGCCGGAGCAGCCCCAACCTTTGATTGCGGGCCCGCCCACCCGGCCCACAGGAGAAGAGAGCCGAGCTGCGCGTGGCGCGCCTGACGCATGGGCTGGAACCACTGCGCCGCCTGGAGGTGGCAGCTGGGCTGCGCTCGGTGGCGCAGGACCCGGTGGGTGGACGCTTCGTGGTGCTGGACGGCGCGGGCCGCCTGCACCTGCACAAGGAAGACGGCTGGGCACAGGAGACGCTGCTGGCGCCTGTCGGGCTTACGGGGCTGGTGACCGTGCTGGGCCCGCTGGGTGCCGTGGGCCGTTTTGTAGGCTGGGGCCCCGCGGGGCTGGCAATTCTGAGGCCCAACCTCAGCCTGCTGTGGCTGAGCGAGCAGGGGGTGGGCAGGGCCCCGGGTTGGGCGCCCACCTGCTGCCTGCCGGTTCCCGACCTCAGGCTGCTGCTCGTTGCGGAGATGAACAGCAGCCTGGCGCTGTGGCAGTTCCGCTCAGGTGGTCGCCGCCTGGTGCTGCGAGGGTCACCACTGCACCCGCCCCCGAGCCCAACAGGCAGGCTCATGCGTCTGGCTGTGGCGCCGGTTCCTCCCCACCACGTCCTGCGCTGCTTCGCGGCCTATGGCTCGGCCGTGCTCACTTTCGATCTGCATGCCTGGACTCTCGTAGATGTGCGCCGGGATTTGCACAAAACGTGAGGGGGATCCCCCTAGGGAGGGCCAGGCATGTAGGGGCACACGGCCCTCACACACAAGGCGATGTTAAGTCCATTGGGCTTCTCCCATTCCCCACCTGTAGCACCATCTCGGACCTGGCTTACTGCGAGGAAGTAGAGGCAATGGTGACAGCTTCCCGGGACAGCACCGTGAAGGTGTGGGAGGCTGACTGGCAGATCCGGATGGTGTTCGTGGGCCACACAGGTGCTCTGAGTTCTCTGCACCCCGAGCCTCGGCCCTTTGCCTCCAGTCGCTCTAGGCTGTCCAGCATCTCCGCAGCTCCGGCCAGGCCTTGCTGCGCTGACTGCAACACAGGCTGAAGGCTCCCCTGCCTTCAGTCAGCCGAGTGACCTGCACCCCTCCCACAGGCCCGGTGACGGCTATGACTGTGCTCCCGAACACGACCCTGGTGTTGTCAGCCTCGCAGGACGGGACACTACGCACCTGGGACCTGCAGGCGGCGGCGCAGGTGGGCGAGGTAGCACTGGGCTTCTGGGGCCAGGACAAGCTGTCCCGGCGCGTGGGCCGTCTGCTGGCGCCGGTGCGCCCGGGCTGGCCGGTGCTGTCCCTGTGCGCGAGCAGCATGCAGCTGTGGCGCGTACGCGAGCTCTACTCGCCGTTGGCGCAACTGCCCGCCAAGGTGCTCCACGTGCAGGTGGCGCCTGCGTTGCCCGCGCCTGCGCAGCAGTCGCTGCCTACGCGCCTCGTGTGCGCGTGCGCCGACGGCTCGGTCTACCTCCTGTCGGCTGCCACCGGGCGCATAGTGAGCTCACTGCTGCTGGAGCCGGAGGACTGCGCGGCAGCCGTGGCCTACTGCCTGCCGCGCGAGGCGCTGTGGCTGCTGACCAGGGCTGGGCACCTGGTCCGCGCCAACGCGGCGCGCTGCCCCATGAGCGTGCTGCACCGCGTGTGCCCGCCGCCGCCCCCTGCGCTGCAGCCTTGCTGTCTGCACCTGTACAGCCACCTCACGGATCTCGGAGGCGCCTTCTCCTCCTGGGAGATCGTGCGCCAGCACTGGGGCGAGTTGCGCTGCAGCTCTGTGGCCTGCGCCTGGAAGAACAAGAACCGGTGGGTGCGGGAGCCGGCGAGGGTCTGGCGGGCGGAAGGAGCGGCAGGGTCCGCGCCAACAGGCTCTTCCCACTCGCAGGTACCTGCCAGTGGTGGGGCACACGGACGGCACGCTGTCGGTGCTGGAGTGGCTCTCGTCGAAGACTGTCTTCCAAACGGAGGCGCACAGCCCGGGCCCGGTTGTCGCCATCGCATCCACCTGGAACAGCATTGTGTCTTCGGGTCAGTAGCTCCCCTGCCAAAGGCCAGGCCGCCACAGAGCCCCCTCCCCTCCGACAAGGCCCAGCCAGATTCCGCTGCCCACAGGTGGGGACCTGACGGTGAAGATGTGGCGCGTCTTCCCCTATGCCGAGGAGAGCCTGAGCCTGCTGCGCACCTTCTCCTGCTGCTACCCGGCCGTGGCGCTCTGTGTGCTAGGCAGACGCGTCACCGCGGGCTTTGAGGACCCAGACAGCGCTACCTACGGCCTGGTGCAGTTTGGCCTGGGCGACAGTCCGCGATTAGACCACCGGCCCCAGGACGACCCCACGGACCACATCACTGGTGAGGGGGCAGCACGGGTGAAGCCCAGCCACCGCCCAGCTCCGGTTCCTGACCCTGAACCCTGCCGCCAGGCCTGTGCTGCTGCCCCACGCTCAAACTGTATGCCTGCTCCAGCCTGGACTGCACCGTTCGCATCTGGACTGCTGAGAACCGCCTCCTGCGGtaggctgggaggtggggagggctggggtcTCCTACCTCTGCTCCTCACCAGAGCCCACTGGCTGGACTGAGTGGAGAAGGCCTTGTCCCTGCTGAGCCTCGGCTGCCCTGGGTGCCTCTCCAGGCTCCTGCAGCTGAATGGTGCCCCTCAGGCCCTGGCTTTCTGCAGCAACAGTGGAGACCTGGTGCTGGCGCTGGGATCCCGCCTCTGCCTGGTGTCCCACAGGGTCTACCTGCCTACATCCTACCTAGTTAAGGTGTGTGGTGAGGACAGAGTGAGCAAGGTGGGCCCCCCTTGCTCACCTTGGGGGGCAGACCCAGGTTCCCCCAGCCAGGGATACAGGCTCCTTCCCCTATTCAGAAGATGTGCCAGAAGGCCCCAGACGTGGTGGACGACCCTCCGCTGCCACTGATGAGCCAGGAGTCACTGACTTCCGCCCAACTGCAGAGGCTCACCAACCTCCATGGGGCAGCCAGCCTCAGGTCCCATGCAGGCCTGCTCAGCCCTCCTGGAGGCCCTCCTTTCCCACTCTGGGTGGGGGCCTGGCGGTGTGGGGCCCTCTGGAGTTGATACAAGCCTGCCTGAGCCCTGGCACACCCGTTTGGGGTTGGTCCTTGTCCCAGCCTCTGCCCCAGCCCACTGGCATGCCACCCAGCATCCCACCTGTGCCTGTCCCTGTTTGCAGCGAGGCCTTGTCTCTCATCCATCGTCGGAGGGCAACATCTCAGCACCTGGTGCCGAAGGAGGTGGGGTGGGTCCTCCTTAGCCCGCCCTGCCCCGGCTCAGGCCCCAGCCCTCAGCCCCGGGGCAGGCCTGGGATCCCCGTGGTTGCCCGGGCAGCACACAGCAAGGCTCAAGGAAGAGCAGGCTGATCCCTGAACCCTGACTCAGGACTTGGACGCCCTAGTGGCCCGGGACCGAGACCTTCAGCAGTTGAGGCTGGGGCTAGTGGTCCcagcagcccagcccccaccctcccGGCAGCAGCGCCAGGAAGGCTTTGACAATTACCTCCGTCTGATCTACCGCTCTGGCCTGCTGGTAGGTGTAGGgcctcccccagcccagccctgacccTGGCCCCTCTTCTCCACCCACCCCTCCCACCTGGTCTCTGATGGTCTGTCTGCTCCTGCTACCTCCCAGGGCATGCAG comes from Pan troglodytes isolate AG18354 chromosome 7, NHGRI_mPanTro3-v2.0_pri, whole genome shotgun sequence and encodes:
- the WDR97 gene encoding WD repeat-containing protein 97 isoform X22, translated to MEAEVWEAEGYNLVLDSDLYDADGYDVPDPGLLTEKNELTFTEPSQVLPFLTSSQQWQSLTPRARARRLWLLLRTSLHEVVEKEKRAELRVARLTHGLEPLRRLEVAAGLRSVAQDPVGGRFVVLDGAGRLHLHKEDGWAQETLLAPVGLTGLVTVLGPLGAVGRFVGWGPAGLAILRPNLSLLWLSEQGVGRAPGWAPTCCLPVPDLRLLLVAEMNSSLALWQFRSGGRRLVLRGSPLHPPPSPTGRLMRLAVAPVPPHHVLRCFAAYGSAVLTFDLHAWTLVDVRRDLHKTTISDLAYCEEVEAMVTASRDSTVKVWEADWQIRMVFVGHTGPVTAMTVLPNTTLVLSASQDGTLRTWDLQAAAQVGEVALGFWGQDKLSRRVGRLLAPVRPGWPVLSLCASSMQLWRVRELYSPLAQLPAKVLHVQVAPALPAPAQQSLPTRLVCACADGSVYLLSAATGRIVSSLLLEPEDCAAAVAYCLPREALWLLTRAGHLVRANAARCPMSVLHRVCPPPPPALQPCCLHLYSHLTDLGGAFSSWEIVRQHWGELRCSSVACAWKNKNRYLPVVGHTDGTLSVLEWLSSKTVFQTEAHSPGPVVAIASTWNSIVSSGGDLTVKMWRVFPYAEESLSLLRTFSCCYPAVALCVLGRRVTAGFEDPDSATYGLVQFGLGDSPRLDHRPQDDPTDHITGLCCCPTLKLYACSSLDCTVRIWTAENRLLRLLQLNGAPQALAFCSNSGDLVLALGSRLCLVSHRVYLPTSYLVKKMCQKAPDVVDDPPLPLMSQESLTSAQLQRLTNLHGAASLSEALSLIHRRRATSQHLVPKEDLDALVARDRDLQQLRLGLVVPAAQPPPSRQQRQEGFDNYLRLIYRSGLLGMQSGRESQQWSAGTLTVERETRDVCALPQAAHCLARAEVSTAAQTVPTALSPQDLGALGQHFSQSPRVTVPIPPTHRRVHSKASQIPLLPKRWDKEPLSSLRGFFPATVQPHKHCLRPICFPGYVPNSAVLQQMWLNAEVSSLGSPTQLASQRKFEPGASQDALWLWRPRPSQAQWQRKLLQWMGEKPGEEGEEDEKEEEEEKEDEELDQALASLSPHSNQQLDSWELEDQSAVDWTQEPRRRSCKAARTHPHPWHRHGSLLLDEHYGHLPKFLHFFIYQTWFKKLFPIFSLQVLLRLLPNMSSDLQGQLQGLLIHLLNLDQPPSLQDQTQKKFVILALQLLLACSLESRDVVLELMSYFLYSPVHCRPELKKLLHGLGLRDPEGFLFKEMMTWVQGPDLDSKAGLRTCCHQKLEDMIQQLQETPSQTSVVSGAPTRASVIPSGTSWSPSSIFGRLSQVSEVPLMVVSPAEPHSLAPELQAQRTLAPTRSWGTPQLRLGVLSETLKSFCLEPEARLHPAGPAQLPGEPPPLEETDWSHSQLLDLGPIDALNFFCEQLRAQQRSSLQEKAAHPHPPVPDTVAPVPDMVVPPPQEHWCHPILRLQEAKPQRSARSAMRLRGPMLSRLCAGRTLDGRIRTLKLPLPRVEPQPFPLDWPTPPRPLPPRLLQPALQRYFLPADADPDTYS
- the WDR97 gene encoding WD repeat-containing protein 97 isoform X15, which encodes MEAEVWEAEGYNLVLDSDLYDADGYDVPDPGLLTEKNELTFTEPSQVLPFLTSSQQWQSLTPRARARRLWLLLRTSLHEVVEKEKRAELRVARLTHGLEPLRRLEVAAGLRSVAQDPVGGRFVVLDGAGRLHLHKEDGWAQETLLAPVGLTGLVTVLGPLGAVGRFVGWGPAGLAILRPNLSLLWLSEQGVGRAPGWAPTCCLPVPDLRLLLVAEMNSSLALWQFRSGGRRLVLRGSPLHPPPSPTGRLMRLAVAPVPPHHVLRCFAAYGSAVLTFDLHAWTLVDVRRDLHKTTISDLAYCEEVEAMVTASRDSTVKVWEADWQIRMVFVGHTGPVTAMTVLPNTTLVLSASQDGTLRTWDLQAAAQVGEVALGFWGQDKLSRRVGRLLAPVRPGWPVLSLCASSMQLWRVRELYSPLAQLPAKVLHVQVAPALPAPAQQSLPTRLVCACADGSVYLLSAATGRIVSSLLLEPEDCAAAVAYCLPREALWLLTRAGHLVRANAARCPMSVLHRVCPPPPPALQPCCLHLYSHLTDLGGAFSSWEIVRQHWGELRCSSVACAWKNKNRYLPVVGHTDGTLSVLEWLSSKTVFQTEAHSPGPVVAIASTWNSIVSSGGDLTVKMWRVFPYAEESLSLLRTFSCCYPAVALCVLGRRVTAGFEDPDSATYGLVQFGLGDSPRLDHRPQDDPTDHITGLCCCPTLKLYACSSLDCTVRIWTAENRLLRLLQLNGAPQALAFCSNSGDLVLALGSRLCLVSHRVYLPTSYLVKKMCQKAPDVVDDPPLPLMSQESLTSAQLQRLTNLHGAASLSEALSLIHRRRATSQHLVPKEDLDALVARDRDLQQLRLGLVVPAAQPPPSRQQRQEGFDNYLRLIYRSGLLGMQSGRESQQWSAGTLTVERETRDDLGALGQHFSQSPRVTVPIPPTHRRVHSKASQIPLLPKRWDKEPLSSLRGFFPATVQPHKHCLRPICFPGYVPNSAVLQQMWLNAEVSSLGSPTQLASQRKFEPGASQDALWLWRPRPSQAQWQRKLLQWMGEKPGEEGEEDEKEEEEEKEDEELDQALASLSPHSNQQLDSWELEDQSAVDWTQEPRRRSCKAARTHPHPWHRHGSLLLDEHYGHLPKFLHFFIYQTWFKKLFPIFSLQAYPEAGTVEGLASLLVALLEKTTWVDRVHILQVLLRLLPNMSSDLQGQLQGLLIHLLNLDQPPSLQVCPLSCPQFSSPPTGPQQPHPHRLPQDQTQKKFVILALQLLLACSLESRDVVLELMSYFLYSPVHCRPELKKLLHGLGLRDPEGFLFKEMMTWVQGPDLDSKAGLRTCCHQKLEDMIQQLQETPSQTSVVSGAPTRASVIPSGTSWSPSSIFGRLSQVSEVPLMVVSPAEPHSLAPELQAQRTLAPTRSWGTPQLRLGVLSETLKSFCLEPEARLHPAGPAQLPGEPPPLEETDWSHSQLLDLGPIDALNFFCEQLRAQQRSSLQEKAAHPHPPVPDTVAPVPDMVVPPPQEHWCHPILRLQEAKPQRSARSAMRLRGPMLSRLCAGRTLDGRIRTLKLPLPRVEPQPFPLDWPTPPRPLPPRLLQPALQRYFLPADADPDTYS
- the WDR97 gene encoding WD repeat-containing protein 97 isoform X29 encodes the protein MEAEVWEAEGYNLVLDSDLYDADGYDVPDPGLLTEKNELTFTEPSQVLPFLTSSQQWQSLTPRARARRLWLLLRTSLHEVVEKEKRAELRVARLTHGLEPLRRLEVAAGLRSVAQDPVGGRFVVLDGAGRLHLHKEDGWAQETLLAPVGLTGLVTVLGPLGAVGRFVGWGPAGLAILRPNLSLLWLSEQGVGRAPGWAPTCCLPVPDLRLLLVAEMNSSLALWQFRSGGRRLVLRGSPLHPPPSPTGRLMRLAVAPVPPHHVLRCFAAYGSAVLTFDLHAWTLVDVRRDLHKTTISDLAYCEEVEAMVTASRDSTVKVWEADWQIRMVFVGHTGPVTAMTVLPNTTLVLSASQDGTLRTWDLQAAAQVGEVALGFWGQDKLSRRVGRLLAPVRPGWPVLSLCASSMQLWRVRELYSPLAQLPAKVLHVQVAPALPAPAQQSLPTRLVCACADGSVYLLSAATGRIVSSLLLEPEDCAAAVAYCLPREALWLLTRAGHLVRANAARCPMSVLHRVCPPPPPALQPCCLHLYSHLTDLGGAFSSWEIVRQHWGELRCSSVACAWKNKNRYLPVVGHTDGTLSVLEWLSSKTVFQTEAHSPGPVVAIASTWNSIVSSGGDLTVKMWRVFPYAEESLSLLRTFSCCYPAVALCVLGRRVTAGFEDPDSATYGLVQFGLGDSPRLDHRPQDDPTDHITGLCCCPTLKLYACSSLDCTVRIWTAENRLLRLLQLNGAPQALAFCSNSGDLVLALGSRLCLVSHRVYLPTSYLVKMCQKAPDVVDDPPLPLMSQESLTSAQLQRLTNLHGAASLSEALSLIHRRRATSQHLVPKEDLDALVARDRDLQQLRLGLVVPAAQPPPSRQQRQEGFDNYLRLIYRSGLLGMQSGRESQQWSAGTLTVERETRDVCALPQAAHCLARAEIPLLPKRWDKEPLSSLRGFFPATVQPHKHCLRPICFPGYVPNSAVLQQMWLNAEPGASQDALWLWRPRPSQAQWQRKLLQWMGEKPGEEGEEDEKEEEEEKEDEELDQALASLSPHSNQQLDSWELEDQSAVDWTQEPRRRSCKAARTHPHPWHRHGSLLLDEHYGHLPKFLHFFIYQTWFKKLFPIFSLQVLLRLLPNMSSDLQGQLQGLLIHLLNLDQPPSLQDQTQKKFVILALQLLLACSLESRDVVLELMSYFLYSPVHCRPELKKLLHGLGLRDPEGFLFKEMMTWVQGPDLDSKAGLRTCCHQKLEDMIQQLQETPSQTSVVSGAPTRASVIPSGTSWSPSSIFGRLSQVSEVPLMVVSPAEPHSLAPELQAQRTLAPTRSWGTPQLRLGVLSETLKSFCLEPEARLHPAGPAQLPGEPPPLEETDWSHSQLLDLGPIDALNFFCEQLRAQQRSSLQEKAAHPHPPVPDTVAPVPDMVVPPPQEHWCHPILRLQEAKPQRSARSAMRLRGPMLSRLCAGRTLDGRIRTLKLPLPRVEPQPFPLDWPTPPRPLPPRLLQPALQRYFLPADADPDTYS
- the WDR97 gene encoding WD repeat-containing protein 97 isoform X27 codes for the protein MEAEVWEAEGYNLVLDSDLYDADGYDVPDPGLLTEKNELTFTEPSQVLPFLTSSQQWQSLTPRARARRLWLLLRTSLHEVVEKEKRAELRVARLTHGLEPLRRLEVAAGLRSVAQDPVGGRFVVLDGAGRLHLHKEDGWAQETLLAPVGLTGLVTVLGPLGAVGRFVGWGPAGLAILRPNLSLLWLSEQGVGRAPGWAPTCCLPVPDLRLLLVAEMNSSLALWQFRSGGRRLVLRGSPLHPPPSPTGRLMRLAVAPVPPHHVLRCFAAYGSAVLTFDLHAWTLVDVRRDLHKTTISDLAYCEEVEAMVTASRDSTVKVWEADWQIRMVFVGHTGPVTAMTVLPNTTLVLSASQDGTLRTWDLQAAAQVGEVALGFWGQDKLSRRVGRLLAPVRPGWPVLSLCASSMQLWRVRELYSPLAQLPAKVLHVQVAPALPAPAQQSLPTRLVCACADGSVYLLSAATGRIVSSLLLEPEDCAAAVAYCLPREALWLLTRAGHLVRANAARCPMSVLHRVCPPPPPALQPCCLHLYSHLTDLGGAFSSWEIVRQHWGELRCSSVACAWKNKNRYLPVVGHTDGTLSVLEWLSSKTVFQTEAHSPGPVVAIASTWNSIVSSGGDLTVKMWRVFPYAEESLSLLRTFSCCYPAVALCVLGRRVTAGFEDPDSATYGLVQFGLGDSPRLDHRPQDDPTDHITGLCCCPTLKLYACSSLDCTVRIWTAENRLLRLLQLNGAPQALAFCSNSGDLVLALGSRLCLVSHRVYLPTSYLVKKMCQKAPDVVDDPPLPLMSQESLTSAQLQRLTNLHGAASLSEALSLIHRRRATSQHLVPKEDLDALVARDRDLQQLRLGLVVPAAQPPPSRQQRQEGFDNYLRLIYRSGLLGMQSGRESQQWSAGTLTVERETRDVCALPQAAHCLARAEIPLLPKRWDKEPLSSLRGFFPATVQPHKHCLRPICFPGYVPNSAVLQQMWLNAEVSSLGSPTQLASQRKFEPGASQDALWLWRPRPSQAQWQRKLLQWMGEKPGEEGEEDEKEEEEEKEDEELDQALASLSPHSNQQLDSWELEDQSAVDWTQEPRRRSCKAARTHPHPWHRHGSLLLDEHYGHLPKFLHFFIYQTWFKKLFPIFSLQVLLRLLPNMSSDLQGQLQGLLIHLLNLDQPPSLQDQTQKKFVILALQLLLACSLESRDVVLELMSYFLYSPVHCRPELKKLLHGLGLRDPEGFLFKEMMTWVQGPDLDSKAGLRTCCHQKLEDMIQQLQETPSQTSVVSGAPTRASVIPSGTSWSPSSIFGRLSQVSEVPLMVVSPAEPHSLAPELQAQRTLAPTRSWGTPQLRLGVLSETLKSFCLEPEARLHPAGPAQLPGEPPPLEETDWSHSQLLDLGPIDALNFFCEQLRAQQRSSLQEKAAHPHPPVPDTVAPVPDMVVPPPQEHWCHPILRLQEAKPQRSARSAMRLRGPMLSRLCAGRTLDGRIRTLKLPLPRVEPQPFPLDWPTPPRPLPPRLLQPALQRYFLPADADPDTYS
- the WDR97 gene encoding WD repeat-containing protein 97 isoform X26; this encodes MEAEVWEAEGYNLVLDSDLYDADGYDVPDPGLLTEKNELTFTEPSQVLPFLTSSQQWQSLTPRARARRLWLLLRTSLHEVVEKEKRAELRVARLTHGLEPLRRLEVAAGLRSVAQDPVGGRFVVLDGAGRLHLHKEDGWAQETLLAPVGLTGLVTVLGPLGAVGRFVGWGPAGLAILRPNLSLLWLSEQGVGRAPGWAPTCCLPVPDLRLLLVAEMNSSLALWQFRSGGRRLVLRGSPLHPPPSPTGRLMRLAVAPVPPHHVLRCFAAYGSAVLTFDLHAWTLVDVRRDLHKTTISDLAYCEEVEAMVTASRDSTVKVWEADWQIRMVFVGHTGPVTAMTVLPNTTLVLSASQDGTLRTWDLQAAAQVGEVALGFWGQDKLSRRVGRLLAPVRPGWPVLSLCASSMQLWRVRELYSPLAQLPAKVLHVQVAPALPAPAQQSLPTRLVCACADGSVYLLSAATGRIVSSLLLEPEDCAAAVAYCLPREALWLLTRAGHLVRANAARCPMSVLHRVCPPPPPALQPCCLHLYSHLTDLGGAFSSWEIVRQHWGELRCSSVACAWKNKNRYLPVVGHTDGTLSVLEWLSSKTVFQTEAHSPGPVVAIASTWNSIVSSGGDLTVKMWRVFPYAEESLSLLRTFSCCYPAVALCVLGRRVTAGFEDPDSATYGLVQFGLGDSPRLDHRPQDDPTDHITGLCCCPTLKLYACSSLDCTVRIWTAENRLLRLLQLNGAPQALAFCSNSGDLVLALGSRLCLVSHRVYLPTSYLVKKMCQKAPDVVDDPPLPLMSQESLTSAQLQRLTNLHGAASLSEALSLIHRRRATSQHLVPKEDLDALVARDRDLQQLRLGLVVPAAQPPPSRQQRQEGFDNYLRLIYRSGLLGMQSGRESQQWSAGTLTVERETRDDLGALGQHFSQSPRVTVPIPPTHRRVHSKASQIPLLPKRWDKEPLSSLRGFFPATVQPHKHCLRPICFPGYVPNSAVLQQMWLNAEVSSLGSPTQLASQRKFEPGASQDALWLWRPRPSQAQWQRKLLQWMGEKPGEEGEEDEKEEEEEKEDEELDQALASLSPHSNQQLDSWELEDQSAVDWTQEPRRRSCKAARTHPHPWHRHGSLLLDEHYGHLPKFLHFFIYQTWFKKLFPIFSLQVLLRLLPNMSSDLQGQLQGLLIHLLNLDQPPSLQDQTQKKFVILALQLLLACSLESRDVVLELMSYFLYSPVHCRPELKKLLHGLGLRDPEGFLFKEMMTWVQGPDLDSKAGLRTCCHQKLEDMIQQLQETPSQTSVVSGAPTRASVIPSGTSWSPSSIFGRLSQVSEVPLMVVSPAEPHSLAPELQAQRTLAPTRSWGTPQLRLGVLSETLKSFCLEPEARLHPAGPAQLPGEPPPLEETDWSHSQLLDLGPIDALNFFCEQLRAQQRSSLQEKAAHPHPPVPDTVAPVPDMVVPPPQEHWCHPILRLQEAKPQRSARSAMRLRGPMLSRLCAGRTLDGRIRTLKLPLPRVEPQPFPLDWPTPPRPLPPRLLQPALQRYFLPADADPDTYS
- the WDR97 gene encoding WD repeat-containing protein 97 isoform X14; translation: MEAEVWEAEGYNLVLDSDLYDADGYDVPDPGLLTEKNELTFTEPSQVLPFLTSSQQWQSLTPRARARRLWLLLRTSLHEVVEKEKRAELRVARLTHGLEPLRRLEVAAGLRSVAQDPVGGRFVVLDGAGRLHLHKEDGWAQETLLAPVGLTGLVTVLGPLGAVGRFVGWGPAGLAILRPNLSLLWLSEQGVGRAPGWAPTCCLPVPDLRLLLVAEMNSSLALWQFRSGGRRLVLRGSPLHPPPSPTGRLMRLAVAPVPPHHVLRCFAAYGSAVLTFDLHAWTLVDVRRDLHKTTISDLAYCEEVEAMVTASRDSTVKVWEADWQIRMVFVGHTGPVTAMTVLPNTTLVLSASQDGTLRTWDLQAAAQVGEVALGFWGQDKLSRRVGRLLAPVRPGWPVLSLCASSMQLWRVRELYSPLAQLPAKVLHVQVAPALPAPAQQSLPTRLVCACADGSVYLLSAATGRIVSSLLLEPEDCAAAVAYCLPREALWLLTRAGHLVRANAARCPMSVLHRVCPPPPPALQPCCLHLYSHLTDLGGAFSSWEIVRQHWGELRCSSVACAWKNKNRYLPVVGHTDGTLSVLEWLSSKTVFQTEAHSPGPVVAIASTWNSIVSSGGDLTVKMWRVFPYAEESLSLLRTFSCCYPAVALCVLGRRVTAGFEDPDSATYGLVQFGLGDSPRLDHRPQDDPTDHITGLCCCPTLKLYACSSLDCTVRIWTAENRLLRLLQLNGAPQALAFCSNSGDLVLALGSRLCLVSHRVYLPTSYLVKKMCQKAPDVVDDPPLPLMSQESLTSAQLQRLTNLHGAASLSEALSLIHRRRATSQHLVPKEDLDALVARDRDLQQLRLGLVVPAAQPPPSRQQRQEGFDNYLRLIYRSGLLGMQSGRESQQWSAGTLTVERETRDVCALPQAAHCLARAEVSTAAQTVPTALSPQDLGALGQHFSQSPRVTVPIPPTHRRVHSKASQIPLLPKRWDKEPLSSLRGFFPATVQPHKHCLRPICFPGYVPNSAVLQQMWLNAEVSSLGSPTQLASQRKFEPGASQDALWLWRPRPSQAQWQRKLLQWMGEKPGEEGEEDEKEEEEEKEDEELDQALASLSPHSNQQLDSWELEDQSAVDWTQEPRRRSCKAARTHPHPWHRHGSLLLDEHYGHLPKFLHFFIYQTWFKKLFPIFSLQAYPEAGTVEGLASLLVALLEKTTWVDRVHILQVLLRLLPNMSSDLQGQLQGLLIHLLNLDQPPSLQDQTQKKFVILALQLLLACSLESRDVVLELMSYFLYSPVHCRPELKKLLHGLGLRDPEGFLFKEMMTWVQGPDLDSKAGLRTCCHQKLEDMIQQLQETPSQTSVVSGAPTRASVIPSGTSWSPSSIFGRLSQVSEVPLMVVSPAEPHSLAPELQAQRTLAPTRSWGTPQLRLGVLSETLKSFCLEPEARLHPAGPAQLPGEPPPLEETDWSHSQLLDLGPIDALNFFCEQLRAQQRSSLQEKAAHPHPPVPDTVAPVPDMVVPPPQEHWCHPILRLQEAKPQRSARSAMRLRGPMLSRLCAGRTLDGRIRTLKLPLPRVEPQPFPLDWPTPPRPLPPRLLQPALQRYFLPADADPDTYS
- the WDR97 gene encoding WD repeat-containing protein 97 isoform X19, producing the protein MEAEVWEAEGYNLVLDSDLYDADGYDVPDPGLLTEKNELTFTEPSQVLPFLTSSQQWQSLTPRARARRLWLLLRTSLHEVVEKEKRAELRVARLTHGLEPLRRLEVAAGLRSVAQDPVGGRFVVLDGAGRLHLHKEDGWAQETLLAPVGLTGLVTVLGPLGAVGRFVGWGPAGLAILRPNLSLLWLSEQGVGRAPGWAPTCCLPVPDLRLLLVAEMNSSLALWQFRSGGRRLVLRGSPLHPPPSPTGRLMRLAVAPVPPHHVLRCFAAYGSAVLTFDLHAWTLVDVRRDLHKTTISDLAYCEEVEAMVTASRDSTVKVWEADWQIRMVFVGHTGPVTAMTVLPNTTLVLSASQDGTLRTWDLQAAAQVGEVALGFWGQDKLSRRVGRLLAPVRPGWPVLSLCASSMQLWRVRELYSPLAQLPAKVLHVQVAPALPAPAQQSLPTRLVCACADGSVYLLSAATGRIVSSLLLEPEDCAAAVAYCLPREALWLLTRAGHLVRANAARCPMSVLHRVCPPPPPALQPCCLHLYSHLTDLGGAFSSWEIVRQHWGELRCSSVACAWKNKNRYLPVVGHTDGTLSVLEWLSSKTVFQTEAHSPGPVVAIASTWNSIVSSGGDLTVKMWRVFPYAEESLSLLRTFSCCYPAVALCVLGRRVTAGFEDPDSATYGLVQFGLGDSPRLDHRPQDDPTDHITGLCCCPTLKLYACSSLDCTVRIWTAENRLLRLLQLNGAPQALAFCSNSGDLVLALGSRLCLVSHRVYLPTSYLVKKMCQKAPDVVDDPPLPLMSQESLTSAQLQRLTNLHGAASLSEALSLIHRRRATSQHLVPKEDLDALVARDRDLQQLRLGLVVPAAQPPPSRQQRQEGFDNYLRLIYRSGLLGMQSGRESQQWSAGTLTVERETRDDLGALGQHFSQSPRVTVPIPPTHRRVHSKASQIPLLPKRWDKEPLSSLRGFFPATVQPHKHCLRPICFPGYVPNSAVLQQMWLNAEPGASQDALWLWRPRPSQAQWQRKLLQWMGEKPGEEGEEDEKEEEEEKEDEELDQALASLSPHSNQQLDSWELEDQSAVDWTQEPRRRSCKAARTHPHPWHRHGSLLLDEHYGHLPKFLHFFIYQTWFKKLFPIFSLQAYPEAGTVEGLASLLVALLEKTTWVDRVHILQVLLRLLPNMSSDLQGQLQGLLIHLLNLDQPPSLQVCPLSCPQFSSPPTGPQQPHPHRLPQDQTQKKFVILALQLLLACSLESRDVVLELMSYFLYSPVHCRPELKKLLHGLGLRDPEGFLFKEMMTWVQGPDLDSKAGLRTCCHQKLEDMIQQLQETPSQTSVVSGAPTRASVIPSGTSWSPSSIFGRLSQVSEVPLMVVSPAEPHSLAPELQAQRTLAPTRSWGTPQLRLGVLSETLKSFCLEPEARLHPAGPAQLPGEPPPLEETDWSHSQLLDLGPIDALNFFCEQLRAQQRSSLQEKAAHPHPPVPDTVAPVPDMVVPPPQEHWCHPILRLQEAKPQRSARSAMRLRGPMLSRLCAGRTLDGRIRTLKLPLPRVEPQPFPLDWPTPPRPLPPRLLQPALQRYFLPADADPDTYS